The DNA region AGACAGGTTTTGAAACTTCTCAAGGTTCTTTAGTCCGTGTTATGATTTACTCGGCTGAACGTGTTTCTGTCGATAACAAAGAAGCTTTAATGTTTATCCTATTCCTCTTGATTTTTGCTGTCATTGCCTCATGGTATGTCTGGGTCGAAGGTACTAAAATGGGTAGAATCCAATCCAAATTAATTCTAGACTGTATCTTAATTTTAACCTCCGTCGTCCCACCCGAACTTCCAATGGAATTAACTATGGCTGTTAACAGTTCTTTGGCTGCATTATCTAAATTTTATGTCTATTGTACAGAGCCTTTTAGAATCCCATTTGCTGGTAGAATTGATGTTTGTTGTTTCGATAAAACAGGTACTCTTACTGGGGAAGATTTAGTTTTTGAAGGTTTAGCTGGTCTTACAGCAGGCGAAGAAAATGTTCACCACTTATATAAAACCGATGAAGCTCCTGAAAGCACCATTTTAGTCATTGGTGCAGCTCATGCCCTAGTGAAATTGGATGATGGTGAAATTGTCGGTGATCCAATGGAAAAAGCTACTTTGAAGGCAATGTCATGGAAAGTTGAAGGTAAAGATGTTACGACTAGAGAAAATACAGGTAAACTCCAAATTTTACGTCGTTTCCAATTTTCTTCTGCTTTAAAAAGATCATCCTCAATTGCTAACTACAACAACAGACTTTTTTCTGCAGTTAAAGGTGCTCCTGAAACTATTCGCGAGAGATTAACTTCTGTCCCTGAAAATTATGATAGTGTATACAAGTCCTTTACCCGTGCTGGTTCTAGAGTCTTAGCTCTTGCATCTAAAGAATTACCAAAGATGTCCCAAGGTAAAATTGATGACTTAGAACGTGAAGATGTTGAATCTGGTTTAGAATTTAACGgttttttgattttccaCTGTCCTTTGAAGGATGACGCCATTGAAACTATCAAAATGTTAAATGAATCATCTCACCGTTCTATAATGATTACTGGTGATAATCCCCTAACCGCTGTCCATGTCGCCAAAGAAGTCGCTATTGTCGATGGAGAAACTTTAATTCTAGATAAAGTCAATGAAGCTTctgatgataatatattAATTTTCCGCAACGTGGAAGAAACTATTTCCATTCCTTTTGATCCTTCTAAGGACAGTTTTACTAAGgctgaaatatttgataagTATGATGTTGCTGTAACCGGTTATGCTCTCTCTGCTCTAAGCGATCATGAAGAATTGAGGGAATTGATTCGCCATACTTGGGTCTATGCGCGTGTTTCACCAAGTCAGAAAGAattcattttgaatgaacTAAAAGATATGGGATATCAAACATTGATGTGTGGTGATGGTACAAATGATGTCGGTGCTTTGAAGCAAGCTCATGTTGGTATTGCTCTACTAAACGGTACCGAGGAAggtttgaaaaaaattgctgaGCAACGtagaaatgataatatgAAGGCCATGTATGAAAAACAGCGCGCTTTCGTTGTTAAATGGGGTCAGCCTGAACCTCCACTTCCTGAATTAATTGCTCATTTATACCCCCCTGGTCGTAATAATCCGCATTATTTGAAAGCTATCGAAAAAATGGGAACTGTAATCACTCCTGAAATTAGAAAGAAGGTTGCTGAGGCCAACGCAAAACCAATTGAGGTAAAACCCGTTGAAGGTACACCTGCTAAACCAAGTGGTAAAGAATTAGCTTCTATGCTTTTAGATAGAGCCGGGGAAGCTGAAAGTGAAGAGGCTCCAACTTTGAAACTTGGTGATGCATCTTGTGCGGCACCCTTCACATCTAAATTAGCCAACGTTTCTGCTGTCACAAACATCATTCGTCAAGGTCGTTGCGCTCTTGTCAACACAATCCAAATGTATAAGATCTTAGCACTAAACTGTTTGATTAGTGCATACTCTTTATCTATTATCTATATGGCTGGTGTTAAATTTGGTGATGGTCAAGCAACTACTTCAGGTATCCTCTTATCCGTTTGTTTCTTGAGTATTTCTCGTGGTAAGCCAATTAAAAAACTATCTAAGCAAAGACCACAAAAAGGTATTTTCAATGTATACATTATGGGGTCAATTCTTTCCCAATTTGCCGTGCATATTGGAACCTTAGTCTACATTACAACGGAGATTTACAAATTGGAGCCAAGAGAACCACAAGTTGATTTAGAAAAGGAGTTTGCTccatcattattgaatacTGGTATCTTCATCATACAATTAGTTCAACAAGTTTCTACATTTGCTGTTAACTACCAAGGTGAACCATTCAGAGAAAACATCAGAAATAACAAAGGCATGTGGTATGGTCTATTGGGTGTTACCGGATTAGCTTTTGCTAGTGCCTCCGAATTCATGccagaattgaatgaagcAATGAAGTTTGTACCAATGGATGATctattcaaattcaaattgacTACGACTTTAGCCGTTGATTTTGCCGGCTGTTGGGCTGCagaacaatttttcaaatatatgtTCATGGATGACAAGCCAGCTGATATCACAATTCACAAAGTCAAAATCGCGGCTTGATTAAcataaatttcttttaaatattataCTAAGTTTATATAGAGTTTCGAATcttagaaattttcaacctaaaaattttgagcTTGTGAATCTTCACTTACAGGAATTCACAAAAAACCTTTGAGAGAACCACAATGTTGGATAAGCACCACAGGTTTCTCATCATAATAACATCAACTCATAACAGGGAGTTACAATCCATGAAAATTGCTTTGCTTTCAAGTTCATATATCTAGAACGATTGTAGCCTGTTGTAAAGTATTGGATCAGGCTAATGGAATGAGTTTAACTAAGAGAATGCTGATATTACAATATAATATGTTGACATAAGGCGTTATGTTATTACTCAGTATGTAAATTAGAGTATATAGAATAGAATGTCCATATTCTATGAAAATAGGCATAGAGTCTATTGAATGCAAGAAGGGCGTAGCCACGAAGAAAATCTATAActttttataaatatatttttcaacacATACAGATGACGAATCATTGGTAACCTTTGTGGAAAAACCATAAAGATCTTTGCTCTCTATGATCCTTAGttccatttctttcatCCCCTCCACGACTCCCATTTTAGCCACTGTTGCCTTTGAAGCAAAGCTTCTTGTAACATGTAACACTTTTTGAACAACTGTTATAACTTCATTAACCTGTTCTTCGAACTTTAAATCACTTTCTTTGTCGCTGATTAGCAATTTATGGATTCTATCTAACAGTAGTGCTGAAAATAAGTCACCAACGCCGGTAAAATAAGATTGAATTTGAGGTATGCGGTAAATAATTGCATCTTTATCCCGCATCGAGGCAACACAATAAATGAAACCctcatcatcaaatattttagCGTCACATGAAGTGACAATAATTACAGGAATACTTTGATGTAAGGATTTCAGAGCAGATTTCAGATCTtcctttgaagaaattttttcaccACATAAAATTTCTAGTTCAAATTGATTTGGTGTTATTATATCGACAATGCCAGATAATGCCAATTTTCTATATTCAGGAATAACATCATCGTTAACGTACATCTTACCTTCATCTCCCATAACGGGATCCATGAGCCAAATTGATTTAGggtttgattttttataattAGTATAATGTGAACCAACTACTTCAACACAATCCTTGTTCGGCAGATACCCAGAAAGAAGTCCATCATAATCGTGAGGAAAATTCCTAAAAAGGCCACTCAGTAgttttttcattgtttCATGGTCTGTTATACTGCCAAATACTTTATCCATACCATAGCCGGTATGATTCGAAAATTGGACTGTATTGCAACAATCCACATCCCATCCTAGACACTGTAAAGGAAAAGTGGCTGCCTTGTTACCAACATAACCATGCACCACATGTGATTGAGTAGCTATCAAACGAGGCATATAAAGtaattttaatatcaaaaaagtAGCAAATAACCTGCAATGGGGTTCCAGATCACAGTAATCTGTCTGATTTCCTTAGTATGCTCTTgcttttttatatatgcTTCTCTCGAAGATGTTTTCAGCAtgaatcattttttttttccaatttacGCAGTTTCTCGAAATCTTGAAGTGTCGATCAAACTGTGAATCAGGAACGACAGACTAACTTCTGACTCTCCAATCCATACGTGACAGTAAGATACTCCGCGCAGCTACGGTGGCAACCTTAGTAGATGCTAATtagatgaatttgaagcaTCTGCCCTGAAAAGTAGGCGATGCCTGGCTATGGAATTATGGAAATGTCGTTTTTCGAAGGGTTGAAACTGGAAAATCTAGAAAAATAGGTGCAGAATGATTCCAGACGATGTTCGACTATCTGGTAGCCTGATCCTCTAATGCTCAGAGTTCTATTTTAAAAGGTTGCATCGGATGCATTCTGATGGCCATTTACAATAAACAGACGTAAATCGTACATTTCTCTCTACATGCTCTGTCGGGCCAATCTATGCAGCATTGTTTCCTTTCTTTTAAATTCCGATCCCAACTTTGCCTATTAGGAAAATTTCCTTCCCGTAGTGGGATTTCCTCTTTAATAATTTGGTCATAGATCGACTAATTTAGCAAGTGACTACTTAAATTGTTCTTCTATGCATCCATATCGTTCAAACATCATTTCTGCCAGTAGGGATGATCGAAATGACCTTCATGGACATACCACGCCTTCCCAATTTATCTTTGTCGTTCAGCACCCTCTCAATACTTACATATTCCGTAACAACTCATTGGCCATTTATTCACTTTATAGAATGAAGGCAACAATTACAGATAGTCTTAAGTAACATACCTGGGCTAACCAATAAGAAAGCGCCAACACTAAACATGGGAGTGAAACTGTTCCAAATAAGTATTCGATGACTTAGCATCTATGAgctcaaaaaaatatcttctaatATTGGGAATATTTTCAGTCAACTACACCCGTTAACTTCTGGAATGGCAATATattgacatttcaatgttttgataattagaatgacaaatttagaatgttatagaagaattgaacaataattatggtgtgataTACACGACCATGTATTGACAcgaaataattatggtCTGATAAACACGAATACATATTATCATGCATAATTATGGTACGATAATTATGACAACGTAGTGACTCGTAAATCTAGAACATGATAATTGccataaatcaaaatatgttgGAAAAAGTATAGatactcaggtgaacactgaagtttgatcaaagtttgtatcattttatatcattttatattatgattatattttatatataaccagtgctttatttggtataaccaTTGATTAGtaagaattattttaattatttgactgacatccacaacatgaacaatattaacgaaaataatataaagggatcatcctctgatcttccttcaCGTCATTAACAAATAAACCGAAAATATTGTCATCTCTGCTTTGGAGGTCACGTGGGCCATGTATTTATGTTGGTTAAAAAATGGTCTCTACAAATGTTAAGAATTAGCAGCGCCGTGGCGCAGTGGAAGCGCGCAGGGCTCATAACCCTGATGTCCTCTGATCGAAACAGAGCGGCGCtaattttccttttgagaaattttttgagatTCGTTTGAAATGATAAACCGGGTGACCTCTGAGCTTCTGATTTTATGAGCAATTAAGCCTAAAAAGGAAGGCAATGCAGCCTAGAGTAGCATGGACAGTACAATACAGTTGAtactgaagaaaattacCATAGCTATTAGATATATTGGCTGACATACTAGAATACTACAACCATTCACTTTAAACGATATGAGTGATTTATGTCCAGTTTATGCACCTTTCTTTGGTGCAATGGGTTGCGCAGCCGCAATTATATTCACTTCCTTTGGTGCAGCTTACGGTACTGCAAAATCGGGTGTTGGGATTTGTGCTACATGTGTTTTAAGACCtgatcttcttttcaagaatatcGTTCCAGTTATTATGGCTGGTATTATTGCAATTTATGGACTGGTTGTGTCCGTCTTAATCGTTTATTCTTTAGGTCAAAAACAAGCTTTATACACAGGGTTTATTCAGCTAGGTGCTGGCCTTTCAGTCGGCTTGAGTGGTGCCGCTGCAGGGTTTGCTATCGGTATTGTCGGTGATGCAGGTGTCAGAGGTACCTCTCAGCAGCCAAGACTGTTTGTTGGTATGAtcttaattttaatttttgcaGAAGTTTTGGGTTTATATGGGTTGATTGTTGCCTTACTATTAAACTCTAGAGCTACTCAAGACGTTATTTGCTAAATTTAGTAAACTTTTCCATTCTCAACTCTTCAAttcatgtatatatatatatatatatatatactaaaCCAAGTTAACCAAATAAAAGATATTCCTTCCGATCAACAGGTTTACCATCCGTAATAATAGATTCCTGTGCGAGTGTAGCTTacatataaataaataattttacaTGAATTCCTGGCAAAGTTTGTAGCTTAATTTTTGTCTAATAAGTATCAGCAACTCATCTAAATTGTCAGGCAATAATTTTGCGAGTacttcatcatttgtaTCATGGGAATGATCTAAGATAGCTTGATATACATTTTGACActtatcatcatttgaatccCATCTTTTCTCTATTACATCGATTACGCTGATTACAGTTTTTTCACTTACTTTCTTGGAattatcaatcaaataaattggATACAGAAATTTTGCCATGAGTAAGATCAAGTAGTAACTCGGCAGATATTGGAATTCAATTAATGTTACCAATAAAGCCAATGCTTCTTCCCAAAATTCTCTCTCTTTGGCTTGATAAAACTTGTACAAAACAGCATATGGCGCTAAAGTTTGTCTCATGGCACCTGTAACCAAATTATTAACAATATCTTCCGAAAGAAACATTTCGTCGTTCTCTTTGTTTGTTACAATTgcattcaaaatttcatcatctaatGGTCTACCATTGATTGCTGAGGCTTCAAACAATGTCCAGGAATAATCTTTCACCAGATCGAATTTACCTGCTTTACTGAAATTAGTCATTGCCTCTATCGTCTTACCTTCATATATCATAGAACTACccaattttgtaaataatgaagTTGCTACGTGAGGCAATTTCCATTTGGCACAAACGCTCAGCATCCATTCAATATCATCGTTCGTCTCAAATGGATAGTGATGCATTAATTCACTGATTGCTGTTTTTTTACAACTTGTAGTTAATGTTGGCGTTAATGTTATCAGACCGATGGCAACGGGCCATACAGCCCTGTTCCCCAATGAACATAATTCGAATGCAAAACTACTTAATAAATAAGAAGCCATACCATTTTTTGGCGAAAATAAATCTTCTGCAATTGTAACTTCGTCATCAATCATAACATCTTGGAGAGATCCAATATTATTCTCTAGTAAACCCTTTGCATGACAGATGGCGGCTGAAAAAGCTGCAGTACACGTGTCTAGAGACTCCAATACTGGTAAAATTGAGTAGATATCACCTTTAATAATATCCACACATGACTGTTCCCAATTGTTTGTAACGTCTAATGGTTTAGATTGTAATGATAGTTGTAAATATTCATCTATCAATTCCATAGTGGGGATATAGTATAACAAAAACCCAGAGACCGACTCATACCAGGTATTGGAATAGTAAAGAATCTTATGCTGGTTACCACTGATTAATAAAAGGGTATCTTCGATATGATCCCGTAATTCTCCTGACACGGATGTTTCCGTGTTTGAAAACATTTGAGCCAATTCTAAGGTTAAAGATTTCCATTCTCTGAAGGATGATTCATCTGAATCTATGggatattttttcaaaagttcaaTTAAATCTAGGATAGCGTTTGATGATACTTTACATGTCTTTCCTAGAAATGGTAAAAAACCACTTCTCTCTATGCAGCCAATAGCTTGATCGAATAAACCTCTTAACAGCAATTGATTAACTAACTTCCAAAAGATTGGTAGAATGAAGACTTCAGTCTCTGTTGATATACCAAAGA from Kazachstania africana CBS 2517 chromosome 5, complete genome includes:
- the SPF1 gene encoding ion-transporting P-type ATPase SPF1 (similar to Saccharomyces cerevisiae SPF1 (YEL031W); ancestral locus Anc_1.476) — protein: MTEKSFVSSPLVRDSVLLVPKPLTSRPYTWPFFPLYGTFAHIYFRQYDRYIKGPEWTFVYLGALISLNILVLLMPAWNVKVASRFNYDTVRTINEATHILIYTTPNNGADDIVEIQRVSESGTLQTFFQFQKKRFLWNEDEQLFSSPKFLVDESPKIRDFQQCKGHSGDLTHEKRLYGENSFDIPVPTFMELYKEHAVAPLFVFQIFCVALWLLDEFWYFSFFNLFMILSMEAAAVFQRLQALKEFRTMGVKPYDINVYRDGQWITTKTDQLLPMDLVSITRTAEDSAMPCDLILVDGACIVNEAMLSGESTPLLKESIKLRPSEDDLQLDGLDKISVLHGGTKVLQVTPSEHKHNNIPAPPDGGVLAVATKTGFETSQGSLVRVMIYSAERVSVDNKEALMFILFLLIFAVIASWYVWVEGTKMGRIQSKLILDCILILTSVVPPELPMELTMAVNSSLAALSKFYVYCTEPFRIPFAGRIDVCCFDKTGTLTGEDLVFEGLAGLTAGEENVHHLYKTDEAPESTILVIGAAHALVKLDDGEIVGDPMEKATLKAMSWKVEGKDVTTRENTGKLQILRRFQFSSALKRSSSIANYNNRLFSAVKGAPETIRERLTSVPENYDSVYKSFTRAGSRVLALASKELPKMSQGKIDDLEREDVESGLEFNGFLIFHCPLKDDAIETIKMLNESSHRSIMITGDNPLTAVHVAKEVAIVDGETLILDKVNEASDDNILIFRNVEETISIPFDPSKDSFTKAEIFDKYDVAVTGYALSALSDHEELRELIRHTWVYARVSPSQKEFILNELKDMGYQTLMCGDGTNDVGALKQAHVGIALLNGTEEGLKKIAEQRRNDNMKAMYEKQRAFVVKWGQPEPPLPELIAHLYPPGRNNPHYLKAIEKMGTVITPEIRKKVAEANAKPIEVKPVEGTPAKPSGKELASMLLDRAGEAESEEAPTLKLGDASCAAPFTSKLANVSAVTNIIRQGRCALVNTIQMYKILALNCLISAYSLSIIYMAGVKFGDGQATTSGILLSVCFLSISRGKPIKKLSKQRPQKGIFNVYIMGSILSQFAVHIGTLVYITTEIYKLEPREPQVDLEKEFAPSLLNTGIFIIQLVQQVSTFAVNYQGEPFRENIRNNKGMWYGLLGVTGLAFASASEFMPELNEAMKFVPMDDLFKFKLTTTLAVDFAGCWAAEQFFKYMFMDDKPADITIHKVKIAA
- the BUD16 gene encoding putative pyridoxal kinase BUD16 (similar to Saccharomyces cerevisiae BUD16 (YEL029C); ancestral locus Anc_1.471), which gives rise to MPRLIATQSHVVHGYVGNKAATFPLQCLGWDVDCCNTVQFSNHTGYGMDKVFGSITDHETMKKLLSGLFRNFPHDYDGLLSGYLPNKDCVEVVGSHYTNYKKSNPKSIWLMDPVMGDEGKMYVNDDVIPEYRKLALSGIVDIITPNQFELEILCGEKISSKEDLKSALKSLHQSIPVIIVTSCDAKIFDDEGFIYCVASMRDKDAIIYRIPQIQSYFTGVGDLFSALLLDRIHKLLISDKESDLKFEEQVNEVITVVQKVLHVTRSFASKATVAKMGVVEGMKEMELRIIESKDLYGFSTKVTNDSSSVCVEKYIYKKL
- the VMA3 gene encoding H(+)-transporting V0 sector ATPase subunit c (similar to Saccharomyces cerevisiae CUP5 (YEL027W); ancestral locus Anc_1.469); translated protein: MSDLCPVYAPFFGAMGCAAAIIFTSFGAAYGTAKSGVGICATCVLRPDLLFKNIVPVIMAGIIAIYGLVVSVLIVYSLGQKQALYTGFIQLGAGLSVGLSGAAAGFAIGIVGDAGVRGTSQQPRLFVGMILILIFAEVLGLYGLIVALLLNSRATQDVIC
- the NUP85 gene encoding Nup85p (similar to Saccharomyces cerevisiae NUP85 (YJR042W); ancestral locus Anc_1.468) yields the protein MYQSTEELLMNPDSLGFVDDYDSKSKEDNDESMEDSSMEDILPNGEVLLRLTSSRKYQPLKSDELGKRLKFKLSPNSLQNFAYFTEDKMTDLYPFRLPKLNDSPAFINYVSKLFEIYDSMGNDRIYSVQTIGLINSTFEQNHIETVNLAMEAVVTELEVYIDSLNDTSKYSNIDKVLELEESLTILNCLKLFHFTLDYPTANNRNGTDYNIRGIFISGLINWINRSDGEPNSEYIEQIFGISTETEVFILPIFWKLVNQLLLRGLFDQAIGCIERSGFLPFLGKTCKVSSNAILDLIELLKKYPIDSDESSFREWKSLTLELAQMFSNTETSVSGELRDHIEDTLLLISGNQHKILYYSNTWYESVSGFLLYYIPTMELIDEYLQLSLQSKPLDVTNNWEQSCVDIIKGDIYSILPVLESLDTCTAAFSAAICHAKGLLENNIGSLQDVMIDDEVTIAEDLFSPKNGMASYLLSSFAFELCSLGNRAVWPVAIGLITLTPTLTTSCKKTAISELMHHYPFETNDDIEWMLSVCAKWKLPHVATSLFTKLGSSMIYEGKTIEAMTNFSKAGKFDLVKDYSWTLFEASAINGRPLDDEILNAIVTNKENDEMFLSEDIVNNLVTGAMRQTLAPYAVLYKFYQAKEREFWEEALALLVTLIEFQYLPSYYLILLMAKFLYPIYLIDNSKKVSEKTVISVIDVIEKRWDSNDDKCQNVYQAILDHSHDTNDEVLAKLLPDNLDELLILIRQKLSYKLCQEFM